One window of the Emcibacter sp. genome contains the following:
- the ggt gene encoding gamma-glutamyltransferase yields the protein MTRLITAFLVLCLPFAALADSAPKSAPKSAESRKQMVVAANPLAAAAGMEMLNAGGSAVDAAIAIELVLSLVEPQSSGIGGGGFMMYFDPEAGEGGRIFAFDGRETAPAAVTPDLFADVERSYQGFLNAVLGGRSTGTPSMLALMDVAHRKAGKLPWARLFEPAIRLAEGGFRVSPRLHYLIDRDPLLKKFEASRKYFYDEAGAPRPVGYLLKNPEYADTLRLLAEKGADAFYHGPLAEKVVTAVRTAEHNPGKLSLEDMAAYRPKIREAICRPYRVYKVCGMPPPSSGGGTVVAILGILQNFDMGALEPNSVEAMHLLLEAEKLAYADRDQYMADPDFVPVPLEGMTDPDYLRIRSRLISPDKSVGKATPGMPPMPVHMAWGQGFTPELPSTSHFSIVDQWGHAVSMTATVENVFGNRMMVAGFILNNQLTDFSFAPTTENGLPVANRVEAGKRPRSSMSPSLVFDDKGRLMMAIGSPGGNSIIGYVTQTIVNVLDWGMSMQEAVSQPHVLTRNGPVYLERTTAAEGFAPALTEKGHEVSIRLTNSGLHGILIHYDEKGMLLEGGADPRREGVTLVE from the coding sequence ATGACCAGATTAATCACTGCCTTCCTTGTTCTTTGCCTGCCGTTTGCGGCGCTGGCAGACTCTGCTCCCAAATCGGCCCCAAAATCAGCAGAATCCCGCAAGCAGATGGTGGTGGCGGCCAATCCTCTTGCGGCAGCGGCCGGAATGGAGATGCTGAACGCCGGCGGCAGTGCGGTCGATGCGGCCATTGCCATTGAACTGGTGCTGAGCCTTGTGGAGCCCCAGTCCTCCGGCATCGGTGGTGGCGGGTTCATGATGTATTTCGACCCGGAGGCGGGCGAGGGTGGGCGCATCTTTGCCTTTGACGGGCGCGAGACGGCGCCGGCGGCGGTCACCCCGGACCTGTTTGCCGATGTGGAGCGGTCCTATCAGGGGTTCCTGAATGCGGTGCTGGGCGGGCGTTCCACCGGCACGCCGAGCATGCTGGCGCTGATGGATGTGGCACACAGGAAGGCCGGAAAGCTGCCCTGGGCCAGATTGTTTGAACCGGCGATCCGGCTGGCGGAGGGGGGCTTCAGGGTTTCCCCGCGCCTGCATTATCTGATTGACCGCGATCCGCTGCTGAAGAAGTTCGAGGCGAGCCGGAAGTATTTCTATGACGAGGCGGGGGCGCCGCGTCCGGTCGGTTATCTGCTGAAAAATCCGGAGTATGCCGACACCCTGCGGCTGCTGGCGGAAAAAGGCGCGGATGCCTTTTATCATGGCCCGCTGGCGGAAAAGGTCGTCACGGCGGTACGGACGGCGGAACATAACCCCGGCAAGCTGAGCCTTGAGGATATGGCCGCCTACCGGCCGAAAATCCGCGAGGCGATTTGCCGCCCTTACCGGGTTTATAAAGTCTGCGGCATGCCGCCGCCGTCCTCCGGCGGGGGCACGGTGGTGGCCATCCTCGGCATCCTGCAGAATTTTGACATGGGCGCGCTTGAGCCCAACTCAGTTGAGGCCATGCATCTTCTGCTGGAGGCGGAAAAGCTCGCCTATGCGGACCGGGACCAGTATATGGCCGATCCCGACTTTGTGCCGGTGCCGCTGGAGGGCATGACCGATCCGGATTACCTGCGGATCCGCTCGCGGCTGATCAGCCCGGACAAATCCGTCGGTAAAGCCACGCCGGGCATGCCACCGATGCCGGTACATATGGCATGGGGTCAGGGTTTCACCCCTGAACTGCCGTCGACCAGCCACTTCTCCATTGTCGACCAGTGGGGCCACGCGGTCAGCATGACGGCGACGGTGGAAAATGTTTTCGGCAACCGCATGATGGTGGCGGGATTTATCCTCAATAACCAGCTCACTGATTTTTCCTTTGCACCGACAACGGAAAACGGCCTGCCGGTGGCCAACCGGGTCGAGGCCGGGAAGCGGCCGAGGAGCTCCATGTCACCCAGCCTGGTGTTTGACGACAAGGGCCGCTTGATGATGGCCATCGGCTCGCCCGGCGGCAACAGCATCATCGGCTATGTGACCCAGACCATCGTCAATGTGCTGGACTGGGGCATGTCCATGCAGGAGGCGGTGAGCCAGCCCCACGTGCTGACCCGCAACGGACCGGTTTATCTGGAACGGACCACGGCGGCGGAAGGGTTCGCTCCGGCACTGACGGAGAAAGGCCACGAGGTTTCCATCCGGCTGACCAACAGCGGGTTGCACGGAATCCTGATTCACTATGATGAAAAGGGCATGCTGCTGGAAGGCGGCGCCGATCCCCGGCGCGAGGGTGTCACGCTGGTGGAGTAA
- a CDS encoding 5-methyltetrahydropteroyltriglutamate--homocysteine S-methyltransferase, producing MTLKPPPYRADHVGSLLRPPSVVEARTKFAANALSADELKAIEDKAIRGVIKMQEEVGLKVVTDGEIRRSFWHYDFMGGLTGLDLVERDPKEGVQFHGVNLRPIFPTITGKMDFPDDHPMLDHFKFVAASTNVTPKISIPGPSACHFRTAKEDIHPADYADLEVLFADLAKTYAKAVAKFYEAGCRYLQMDDIFFAYLCDPKHRAEKKELGMDPDWLVAQYAKMMHDAIRDRPEDMLIGMHMCRGNFRSTWAAEGAYDLVADTVFNQTGVDMFFMEYDSDRAGGLEPLKFLARGKQRVYPGFITTKNAALENIDDLRRKFDEASKYADLDQLGIAPQCGFASTEEGNAISEDEQKAKLKLVVDTAKAIWGEG from the coding sequence ATGACACTGAAACCGCCACCCTACCGCGCCGACCATGTGGGATCGCTGCTGCGGCCGCCGAGCGTCGTCGAGGCCCGAACAAAATTCGCCGCCAATGCGCTTTCCGCCGATGAGCTTAAGGCCATTGAGGACAAAGCCATCCGGGGCGTCATCAAAATGCAGGAGGAGGTCGGCCTCAAGGTGGTGACCGACGGGGAAATCCGCCGCTCCTTCTGGCATTATGATTTTATGGGCGGCCTGACCGGGCTTGACCTTGTCGAGCGCGATCCCAAGGAAGGGGTGCAGTTCCACGGTGTTAACCTGCGCCCGATCTTCCCGACCATTACCGGCAAGATGGACTTTCCAGACGACCACCCCATGCTGGATCATTTCAAATTCGTTGCCGCCAGCACAAATGTGACCCCGAAAATCTCCATCCCGGGGCCGAGCGCCTGCCATTTCCGCACCGCCAAGGAAGACATCCATCCGGCCGACTATGCGGATCTTGAGGTATTGTTCGCCGATCTTGCCAAAACCTACGCCAAGGCGGTGGCAAAATTCTACGAGGCTGGTTGTCGCTACCTGCAGATGGATGATATTTTCTTCGCCTATCTCTGCGATCCCAAACACCGGGCCGAGAAGAAAGAGCTGGGCATGGACCCGGACTGGCTGGTGGCCCAATATGCCAAGATGATGCATGACGCCATCAGGGACCGGCCCGAAGACATGCTGATCGGCATGCATATGTGCCGCGGCAACTTCCGCTCTACCTGGGCCGCCGAGGGCGCTTACGATCTGGTCGCCGATACGGTCTTCAACCAGACCGGCGTCGATATGTTCTTCATGGAATATGACAGCGACCGGGCCGGCGGGCTGGAGCCTCTGAAGTTCCTCGCCAGGGGCAAACAGCGGGTTTATCCGGGTTTCATCACCACCAAAAACGCCGCGCTGGAAAACATTGACGACCTCAGGCGCAAGTTCGACGAGGCGTCAAAATACGCCGATCTGGATCAGCTCGGCATCGCGCCCCAGTGCGGCTTTGCCTCCACCGAGGAAGGCAATGCCATCTCTGAAGACGAGCAGAAAGCAAAACTGAAGCTTGTGGTCGATACCGCCAAGGCCATCTGGGGCGAAGGCTGA